A window of Streptomyces sp. NBC_01224 genomic DNA:
GCTGGGACCGGAGCCGACGACGGCGACACGGAGCACGGCGCACCTCTTTCCCGCAGGATGACTCCAGCATGGCACCGGTGGCCGGGGCAGGGGAGAGGCGCGCCCGGGAGCCGTCAGGACGACATCGCGCGCATTCTGTCGATCTCCACCGTCTGCTGGGCGACGACGTCCCCGGCCATCTCCTCGACCTGCACATTGTTCCCCTGCGAGAGCACGTCCGTCGCCATCGTGATCGCTCCCTGATGGTGTGTGGTCATCAACTTCAGGAAGAGCTTGTCGAAGGCCGCGCCGTCCGCCGTCCGCAGCTGATCCAGCTGCGCCGGGGTCGCCATTCCGGGCATCGCCGAGTGATCGTGGCCGCTCCTGCGCTTCTCTCCGCCATTGTGTGTGAGCCACCCCTCCATGGCACCGATCTCCGGCTTCTGGCCTGCGGTGATGCGCTCGGCGAGCCGCTTGACCGCGGTGGAGTCGGAGCGGGTGGGGACGAGGCCGGTCAACTCCAGCGCCTGGGCGTGGTGTTGGATCATCATCTGCACATATCGGAAGTCGGCCGAGTTGGGGGTGTCGTCCCCGGCGGCCTTCGCGGCCTCCTCGGCGGACAAGGTCCGCGCGGGCTCTCCCGGTTTCCCGGGCGCCACAACCGAAGACCCCCCGCCTGCCTGCGCCTTCGTACGGTTGTCACCGCCTCCCTCATCACATGCACCCAGGGCGAGAACGGCGGACATGACGGCCACGGCGAGAACAGATCTGCGTACACACATGGTCCGACG
This region includes:
- a CDS encoding DUF305 domain-containing protein gives rise to the protein MAMEVHLLIRRRTMCVRRSVLAVAVMSAVLALGACDEGGGDNRTKAQAGGGSSVVAPGKPGEPARTLSAEEAAKAAGDDTPNSADFRYVQMMIQHHAQALELTGLVPTRSDSTAVKRLAERITAGQKPEIGAMEGWLTHNGGEKRRSGHDHSAMPGMATPAQLDQLRTADGAAFDKLFLKLMTTHHQGAITMATDVLSQGNNVQVEEMAGDVVAQQTVEIDRMRAMSS